A part of Eremothecium sinecaudum strain ATCC 58844 chromosome VII, complete sequence genomic DNA contains:
- the BBC1 gene encoding Bbc1p (Syntenic homolog of Ashbya gossypii AGR306C; Syntenic homolog of Saccharomyces cerevisiae YJL020C (BBC1)) encodes MNEGKDPEVPFQVIAQYSYVSEYNVDLHFEKDQIISVISIEDNQWYYGHFVDSEGLQNEGIFPKTFVTILKECLKFGANGSTGGFPSLDPAAQMPFMRSSAVCKTPKVSVGIERGSAATLGSPRGKRSPVEEPRQSTEPVQKQRGPVFPLPSELMSKALSCKPTPVKIPKGCSASPINLGYIKNDSGSPTNHGSPPLSLQEQLSQLEGQQKLQHDAQINLLKKKKAEKENSERSERKNYEWGYESSKTDISDSDYFTTDDNDFSGAQHAADILPRSSTDIKEKTPTDSGDYSNANISMSIPVDFPSLTGFESRNNRRSDESRRAALKKRIAKLSNTEKFGVSPTMNRFGIPSVGLSEPRVIKDKFKANSYTKDVPSPTPSVESKIEHAEKQSIASLEDSQGSLDNDEFYVLDHYPNSGIDDLDKKSFESADELTGLNLNPMSTHTMTDLGDCHDGGYLVNDVYVDSGFKSSDTMTPGIEANDELFSSEYKPKSAPMTSDESPSDEYSIPVKLIPIAASLGNSRKTSNKSSSLVRTGYADLDFDLSMSYQVPNVQNNKTPMTLASNMTLIPSASMIPIDTPMIRGSAAYQRYPINNLGNDPIPSRLASSIAESNASTAKMKKDDSASIEQVLLKKGAPPPPPSATTTSNRDVSEHLGARMGKNKIGSIHSKPKKLNYSKSLRDITGKSIIHSLTPADPQRTLEPPRTFDAPKPFVSSKGLDLGSSKMAPPPPPQLDSADPSNASSPVFSPTISPELPEPTSAASCMPEFVFNRKDRWWLDKKAPTSLGVLMGSFIWECDEKIIDKRGNAKSICRDFYFLFDNYSQLHVWVLFDERDPVGTVKYWKELKHFEPERFRFAPLTDFSSKIHEKALDLVGKFSKGFVRKIYAEFPNLIAPIGNTYGVTVFEYTAGDKIDGETLKAVKVGDILIITCGQFVTHSRLLHRNIIEFTPNKPHVSIISSYDCNRKKIRVIESEGDKVKQGSYRLAEFADGQLKICRAIPREVLGW; translated from the coding sequence ATGAACGAAGGAAAGGATCCAGAGGTCCCGTTCCAGGTTATAGCACAATATTCATACGTTTCGGAATACAATGTGGATTTGCATTTTGAAAAGGATCAAATTATATCAGTAATATCAATTGAAGATAACCAGTGGTACTATGGACACTTTGTGGACTCAGAAGGGCTCCAGAATGAAGGAATATTTCCAAAGACTTTTGTGactatcttaaaagaatgTCTGAAATTCGGTGCTAATGGTTCTACTGGGGGTTTCCCATCATTGGATCCTGCAGCTCAAATGCCTTTTATGCGGTCAAGCGCGGTTTGTAAAACCCCAAAAGTCTCGGTTGGGATCGAGAGGGGAAGCGCTGCAACGCTGGGGTCTCCAAGGGGTAAACGGTCACCTGTCGAGGAGCCTAGACAATCTACGGAGCCGGTTCAAAAACAGAGGGGACCTGTTTTCCCGCTGCCATCGGAGTTGATGTCAAAAGCTTTGAGCTGCAAGCCTACTCCGGTGAAGATTCCTAAGGGATGTTCTGCGTCACCAATTAATCTAGGATACATTAAGAATGATTCAGGGAGCCCAACAAATCATGGATCACCGCCATTGAGTCTTCAAGAGCAACTTTCGCAACTGGAGGGCCAACAGAAACTCCAGCATGATGCTCAGATTAACTTGCtaaagaaaaagaaggcAGAGAAGGAAAACAGTGAGAGAAGTGAGAGGAAAAACTATGAGTGGGGTTATGAGAGTAGTAAAACGGATATTTCTGATTCGGATTATTTTACTACCGATGACAATGACTTTTCTGGGGCTCAACATGCCGCTGACATACTACCTAGAAGTTCTACAGacattaaagaaaaaacTCCAACGGATTCGGGCGATTACAGTAATGCTAATATCAGTATGAGCATACCTGTTGATTTTCCTAGTTTGACGGGATTCGAAAGCAGGAATAACAGACGTAGCGACGAGTCCCGTCGTGCTGCTTTAAAAAAAAGGATTGCTAAGTTGTCAAATACAGAGAAATTTGGTGTTTCTCCAACTATGAATCGCTTTGGAATACCATCTGTGGGACTATCTGAACCTCGCGTGATTAAGGATAAGTTTAAAGCAAACAGTTACACGAAGGATGTACCATCTCCGACTCCTTCTGTTGAGTCCAAAATAGAGCACGCTGAAAAGCAGAGCATAGCTTCACTAGAAGACAGTCAAGGATCTCTTGATAATGATGAATTTTATGTCTTGGATCACTACCCTAACTCCGGAATTGATGATTTAGATAAAAAAAGTTTTGAATCTGCAGATGAGCTAACTGGTCTCAACCTAAACCCCATGTCTACTCACACAATGACAGATTTAGGCGATTGTCATGATGGAGGTTATTTAGTGAACGACGTATATGTTGATTCAGGATTTAAATCATCTGATACTATGACTCCCGGTATTGAAGCCAACGACGAATTGTTTTCCAGTGAATACAAGCCCAAATCAGCTCCAATGACTAGTGATGAATCTCCAAGCGACGAGTACTCCATACCCGTCAAATTAATACCGATAGCAGCGTCTTTAGGTAACAGTCGGAAAACATCAAATAAATCTAGTTCTCTGGTTCGTACTGGCTATGCTGATCTTGATTTCGATTTATCCATGTCATATCAAGTACCCAATGTGCAGAATAATAAAACACCTATGACCCTAGCAAGCAATATGACATTAATTCCATCTGCATCAATGATCCCTATTGATACACCAATGATCAGAGGAAGCGCTGCTTATCAAAGGTATCCTATAAACAATTTAGGAAACGATCCCATTCCTTCTCGTCTTGCGTCCTCGATTGCAGAATCAAACGCTTCCACTGCAAAGATGAAAAAAGATGATTCTGCATCAATTGAGCAAGTATTGTTGAAGAAAGGTGCACCACCTCCACCTCCATCAGCAACTACAACTTCTAATCGTGATGTCAGCGAGCATCTTGGTGCAAGGATGGGCAAAAACAAAATTGGATCAATTCACTCTAAGCCCAAGAAGCTTAATTATTCAAAATCCCTCCGGGACATTACAGGTAAAAGTATTATTCATTCTTTAACACCAGCAGATCCTCAGAGGACCCTTGAACCACCTAGGACTTTTGATGCTCCAAAACCTTTTGTGTCATCAAAGGGACTAGATCTAGGTTCATCTAAGATGGCCCCTCCCCCTCCTCCTCAATTAGATTCTGCAGACCCATCCAATGCAAGCAGTCCAGTGTTTAGTCCAACGATAAGTCCGGAACTTCCAGAACCCACATCTGCAGCATCCTGTATGCCAGAATTCGTTTTCAATAGGAAGGATAGGTGGTGGCTAGACAAGAAAGCACCTACCAGCCTTGGAGTTTTGATGGGTTCATTTATATGGGAATGTGATGAAAAAATCATTGACAAGAGAGGCAATGCGAAGTCAATATGTCGtgatttttattttttgtttGATAACTACTCTCAGTTACATGTATGGGTACTTTTTGATGAAAGGGACCCAGTAGGAACGGTGAAATATTGGAAAGAGTTAAAACATTTTGAGCCAGAAAGGTTTCGATTTGCACCGCTGACTGATTTCAGTAGCAAAATCCATGAAAAAGCGTTAGATTTGGTTGGCAAGTTCAGTAAAGGCTTTGTTAGAAAAATATACGCAGAGTTTCCAAATTTAATAGCTCCAATTGGAAATACCTATGGTGTAACTGTATTTGAATATACAGCAGGTGATAAAATAGATGGCGAAACACTAAAAGCTGTAAAGGTTGGGGATATATTAATTATAACATGCGGTCAGTTTGTTACCCATTCTAGATTATTGCATAGGAACATTATAGAGTTTACTCCAAATAAACCACATGTTAGCATTATAAGCTCGTATGACTGTAATAGAAAGAAGATACGGGTTATTGAAAGTGAAGGTGATAAGGTGAAGCAGGGCAGTTACCGGTTAGCTGAATTCGCGGATGGTCAATTGAAAATATGCAGAGCAATTCCAAGAGAAGTTCTTGGCTGGTGA
- the PUS6 gene encoding pseudouridine synthase PUS6 (Syntenic homolog of Ashbya gossypii AGR305W; Syntenic homolog of Saccharomyces cerevisiae YGR169C (PUS6)) has protein sequence MSSRLKLTVKHIAYNMKLNCSVDYYVQNGLRKIKPYWNTRSSYVKGRWLNKTIAQVLKDEFHLTELEIQTRIKNGHCQILRDNVAVDCNVDLIQNKDVYVSKQHNHEPPVLQWNEEASSSQLTNTAGIPVIYEDSKILVTNKPPGIPVHPTAYYYQNTLTEVLKNSLGYRVFPCHRLDKITSGILIFAKDQETAGKFQAEIRDKTMQKFYLARVDGEFPSTPRTSTSPLFTFEPKKSLKGAFSSVKEAETVFERIGYDRTSNQSLVLCKPLTGRTHQIRIHLARLGHPIVNDPFYNIKNTSYPKRTQFMIDYEDWNSIPAEKLEYLFNEFIDEIEMVWRGLNNNCDVCGECGEELPVDPSIKQLILYLHAWKYESDDKHFQTEYPIWAQGFLP, from the coding sequence ATGTCATCTCGTCTTAAACTTACAGTAAAACATATAGCTTACAACATGAAGCTTAACTGTTCCGTTGACTATTACGTTCAAAACGGTCTGAGGAAGATTAAGCCTTATTGGAATACTCGATCTTCTTATGTTAAGGGAAGGTGGCTAAACAAGACCATTGCACAGGTTTTAAAAGATGAATTCCATTTAACTGAGCTAGAAATTCAAACAAGAATAAAGAATGGACACTGCCAGATATTGAGAGATAATGTTGCAGTAGATTGTAATGTTGATTTAATTCAAAATAAGGATGTCTACGTATCAAAACAGCATAATCATGAACCACCAGTATTGCAATGGAATGAAGAAGCAAGTAGTTCACAGTTGACAAATACCGCTGGCATTCCAGTTATATATGAAGATAGTAAAATTTTGGTAACTAACAAACCGCCGGGAATTCCTGTCCATCCCACTGCATACTACTACCAAAATACCTTAACTGAGGTATTGAAGAACTCACTCGGCTACCGTGTATTTCCATGTCATCGACTAGATAAGATAACGTCAGGCATTTTAATATTCGCTAAAGACCAAGAAACAGCTGGTAAATTTCAAGCAGAGATCCGTGACAAGACAATGCAGAAATTTTATCTAGCTAGAGTCGACGGGGAATTCCCAAGTACGCCGAGAACCTCGACATCACCACTATTTACGTTTGAGCCAAAGAAAAGCTTGAAAGGTGCATTTTCTTCTGTAAAAGAAGCTGAGACTGTATTCGAAAGAATTGGATATGATAGAACTTCAAACCAGTCGCTTGTGCTGTGCAAGCCATTGACTGGAAGGACGCATCAAATTAGAATACATTTGGCAAGATTGGGCCATCCTATTGTTAATGACCCATTCTATAATATAAAAAACACCAGCTATCCGAAAAGAACCCAATTTATGATAGATTATGAAGATTGGAACTCGATTCCTGCTGAAAAATTGGAGTATTTATTTAATGAGtttattgatgaaattgaaaTGGTTTGGCGTGGGCTAAATAATAATTGTGATGTATGCGGCGAATGCGGAGAAGAGTTACCGGTAGATCCTTCTATAAAACAGTTGATATTATATCTACACGCATGGAAATATGAAAGTGATGATAAGCATTTTCAAACGGAGTATCCAATTTGGGCCCAAGGTTTTCTGCCATAA
- a CDS encoding HGL171Cp (Syntenic homolog of Ashbya gossypii ACR077W; Non-syntenic homolog of Saccharomyces cerevisiae YML083C), which yields MVGNSNSTDVSSSLNSAVIVASAAASQSHSIIQDPSSMSYVGRASENAEYNLAKVIWDNKQDMATLVQNNEKYPAARRKTLRYVLERQGDGPSFEAQMYINRIPDYLPSKSDFAQKLESCKDGTLLLNLAATFCQPLHEVETVKALFRFRDYFFNHEGSYNFTFNQFVRIHPLISCMMVKSKGQREKVKCPKAFVSESRCRMDTSHRARSYKTRSKKPKLECDCNVTYRIEIDIEEKLVTILVKGLHTHPIENVLAFKVSAFLVNIVDELCMKGIKNVTQLQSIMKKRLEPYDWNSIGFSQMLATRSHFSNRIAKFHPPNGLAKGFEPGTIVITHFESKKDSDGAQDEQDLLEMDLPSSSHTSASDSITYNNVDAYFSEQISPEMESELAHLQKSITSNLHRIQQASNKHHRNGNLEWVRRVSHQLSDMVRHLEEANDAL from the coding sequence ATGGTTGGGAATTCCAATTCCACAGACGTGTCTAGCAGTTTAAACTCAGCGGTGATTGTTGCATCAGCTGCAGCAAGTCAAAGTCATTCGATCATTCAAGACCCATCATCGATGTCTTATGTTGGTAGAGCATCTGAAAATGCTGAATATAATCTGGCAAAGGTAATCTGGGATAACAAGCAAGATATGGCTACTCTTGTGCAGAATAATGAAAAGTATCCTGCTGCGCGGCGAAAGACTTTGCGTTATGTACTGGAGAGACAAGGAGATGGGCCGTCTTTTGAAGCACAAATGTACATCAATAGGATTCCTGACTATCTTCCATCCAAGTCAGATTTTGCTCAGAAACTAGAATCATGTAAGGATGGCACATTATTGCTGAATTTGGCAGCTACATTCTGTCAACCCCTACATGAAGTTGAAACAGTAAAAGCATTATTTCGTTTTAGAGACTACTTCTTTAACCACGAGGGCTCGTATAATTTCACGTTTAACCAGTTTGTGAGGATACACCCTCTTATATCATGCATGATGGTAAAATCTAAGGGCCAGAGAGAGAAGGTAAAATGCCCAAAAGCCTTTGTTTCGGAATCTAGATGTCGGATGGATACATCACATAGGGCACGAAGTTATAAAACAAGGTCGAAAAAGCCCAAACTTGAGTGCGATTGCAATGTTACCTACCGTATCGAGattgatattgaagagAAACTTGTGACCATTCTTGTGAAAGGATTACATACTCATCCAATCGAAAACGTACTGGCCTTCAAGGTATCGGCATTCTTGGTCAATATAGTAGATGAGCTATGTATGAAGGGTATTAAGAATGTCACGCAGTTGCAGTCAATCATGAAGAAACGACTGGAGCCTTACGATTGGAATTCGATTGGATTTTCCCAGATGTTGGCTACAAGGTCTCACTTCAGTAACAGAATAGCGAAATTTCATCCACCAAACGGGCTTGCAAAAGGTTTTGAGCCCGGAACAATTGTAATAACACACTTCGAATCCAAGAAGGATTCCGACGGAGCCCAGGACGAGCAGGACCTTCTTGAAATGGACTTACCGTCCAGCTCGCATACGTCTGCCTCCGATTCAATAACATATAACAACGTGGATGCGTACTTCAGCGAACAGATATCCCCAGAGATGGAGTCTGAGTTAGCCCATTTGCAGAAGTCGATAACTTCTAACCTACATCGTATCCAACAGGCTTCCAACAAGCACCATCGCAACGGAAATTTGGAGTGGGTTCGTAGAGTTTCTCATCAACTATCGGATATGGTCAGACACCTGGAGGAAGCGAACGATGCACTGTAA
- the FSH1 gene encoding putative serine hydrolase (Syntenic homolog of Ashbya gossypii ACR076C; Syntenic homolog of Saccharomyces cerevisiae YHR049W (FSH1)): MSGPRLLFLHGFLQNAKLFSEKSSGIRKLLKKANIECNYMDGPIELQKSDLPFEIDDSKWQEIEYAQINKAWCYHSNISRELNISKAIASISKYIQENGPYDGIVGFSQGAAIAAIVTNRITELVPSHPPFKVFLSVSGYSYTEPDPENESQLRITEKYQQDFKPTEGSNTKIIFIWGASDNSVPSVRSKYARDIYLHAYGEEQVKSFEHQGGHMVPNKKDFIRPVVDEITSALGL, encoded by the coding sequence ATGTCAGGTCCGAGATTGCTATTTCTTCACGGCTTTCTACAAAATGCCAAGCTATTCAGCGAGAAGTCTTCCGGTATTAGGAAGCTGCTTAAAAAAGCGAATATTGAATGCAATTACATGGATGGTCCAATCGAGCTCCAAAAAAGTGATTTGCCTTTTGAAATTGATGATAGTAAGTGGCAGGAGATAGAATATGCACAAATCAATAAGGCCTGGTGCTATCACAGTAATATTTCTCGAGAGTTGAATATTAGCAAGGCCATCGCATCGATTTCAAAATACATTCAAGAAAACGGGCCCTACGATGGAATTGTGGGCTTCTCGCAGGGGGCTGCCATAGCTGCTATTGTCACGAATAGAATTACAGAATTGGTACCAAGCCATCCGCCCTTCAAAGTCTTTCTAAGTGTATCAGGGTATTCCTATACTGAACCAGACCCAGAAAACGAATCGCAGTTAAGGATCACTGAAAAGTACCAACAAGACTTCAAGCCCACCGAGGGCTCTAACACTAAGATTATATTTATCTGGGGGGCAAGCGACAACTCTGTGCCATCTGTAAGAAGCAAATATGCTCGAGATATATACTTACACGCCTATGGCGAAGAACAAGTAAAGTCATTCGAGCATCAAGGCGGGCATATGGTACCTAACAAGAAAGACTTTATTCGCCCTGTAGTAGATGAGATTACCAGTGCTTTAGGGTTATGA
- the TAD2 gene encoding tRNA(adenine34) deaminase (Syntenic homolog of Ashbya gossypii ACR075C; Syntenic homolog of Saccharomyces cerevisiae YJL035C (TAD2)) — protein MEGQIKWLKTTNKGNSILEMSQAALAHMQTALRLAKYALDHGETPVACVMVHTPTNKLIAYGMNDTNKSLTGIAHAEFMAIEQVQEVFGRKDTSIFKDITLYVTVEPCIMCASALKQLGIGSVVFGCGNERFGGNGSILSIHKDSSTSPENRHLVIPGLLRREAIMLLRYFYVRENDKAPKPRTKSTRKLDKETFPAIDWSIYLTAAEFEAYYGKDKRCSFENNTDINEDIDWKVINSSNDSLIQELDCLRNDFKMHSHKRHKR, from the coding sequence ATGGAAGGTCAAATTAAATGGCTAAAAACAACAAACAAGGGAAATAGTATCCTAGAAATGTCTCAAGCAGCATTAGCTCATATGCAAACAGCTCTTAGACTAGCCAAGTATGCCCTTGATCATGGTGAGACTCCAGTTGCATGCGTTATGGTTCATACACCAACCAACAAGCTCATCGCATATGGTATGAACGATACAAACAAATCGCTCACAGGTATTGCTCATGCAGAGTTTATGGCAATTGAACAAGTTCAAGAAGTTTTTGGACGCAAGGATACTTCTATATTCAAGGACATTACATTGTATGTAACGGTTGAACCATGTATTATGTGTGCATCGGCATTAAAACAACTAGGTATTGGCTCTGTTGTGTTTGGATGCGGCAATGAACGGTTCGGAGGCAATGGCTCTATTCTATCTATCCACAAGGATTCAAGCACTTCACCAGAGAATAGACATTTGGTGATCCCTGGACTATTAAGACGAGAAGCGATAATGCTACTGAGGTACTTCTATGTACGGGAAAACGACAAAGCACCTAAACCAAGAACAAAATctacaaggaagctggatAAGGAAACATTCCCAGCTATCGATTGGTCTATATATTTGACCGCTGCGGAATTTGAAGCGTATTATGGAAAGGATAAAAGGTGCTCGTTTGAGAACAATACTGATATTAATGAAGACATAGATTGGAAAGTCATCAATTCCTCAAACGACAGCCTAATACAAGAGTTAGATTGCTTAAGAAATGATTTTAAAATGCATAGCCACAAAAGACACAAACGGTAA
- the SNX4 gene encoding Snx4p (Syntenic homolog of Ashbya gossypii ACR074W; Syntenic homolog of Saccharomyces cerevisiae YJL036W (SNX4)): protein MSGVKLCDEWNILVSDPQKQRGVRSSASSSSFVTYQISLKAIGSKATGSDSDDNITVVYRRYSDFVLLHQVLVSDHTACIVPPLPDKKVLNYIAGDRFSQAFTQKRCHSLQNFLQRLGQHPKLSQSKIFYIFLTSPDWDTYRRNLAGVGSTSNKEEVSEVIMNAFKSVHNQSDEFAEIKERSDKLDHNVTKIDKLFHRVVKKQESIAEDYSRLGNSLLALQELSLSPSEANGYNPNALGEKIKIFNEGMSQMSYSLRDLSKYIEYEYIVDLRDMEHYIDSVKQMIKLKDQKQIDYEELSEYLARSVNEKNNLISGYGSGSNFFKSKLEELAGINQEAARREKIYKLESKVQSLTLEVSRAKVVADAFEKEALKEVDVFEQIKTRELKKSLTMLADHHIGFYEKMVNTWSKIEEAL from the coding sequence ATGTCAGGGGTAAAGCTTTGTGACGAATGGAATATCCTAGTTTCAGACCCTCAAAAGCAACGTGGCGTTAGGTCCTCAgcatcttcttcatcatttGTTACATATCAAATCTCATTGAAAGCAATAGGTTCTAAGGCTACGGGGAGTGATAGCGATGATAATATCACTGTTGTATATAGACGGTACAGTGATTTTGTCCTTTTACACCAGGTATTGGTAAGTGATCATACCGCATGCATTGTTCCACCTTTGCCGGACAAAAAGGTGTTGAATTACATTGCAGGTGATCGGTTTAGTCAAGCTTTTACTCAGAAACGTTGTCATAGTCTGCAAAACTTTCTCCAGAGATTAGGCCAGCACCCTAAATTATCTCAATCGAAGATATTTTACATATTTTTGACGAGTCCTGATTGGGATACCTATCGTAGGAATTTGGCAGGTGTCGGCAGTACCAGTAATAAGGAAGAAGTAAGTGAGGTTATTATGAATGCTTTTAAATCTGTGCATAACCAAAGTGACGAATTTGCCGAGATCAAGGAACGTAGTGATAAACTTGACCACAATGTCACGAAAATAGATAAGCTGTTCCATCGCGTTGTGAAGAAGCAGGAAAGCATCGCGGAAGACTACAGCAGATTAGGAAACAGCTTGCTGGCTCTACAGGAACTTTCTCTTTCTCCTTCGGAAGCCAATGGCTACAATCCAAACGCCCTGGGGGAGAAGATCAAGATCTTTAACGAGGGAATGAGTCAGATGTCTTATAGTCTTCGCGACTTGAGCAAATACATAGAGTACGAGTATATTGTTGACTTGAGGGATATGGAGCATTATATTGATTCGGTAAAACAAATGATTAAGCTAAAGGACCAAAAACAAATTGACTATGAAGAGCTAAGCGAGTACCTAGCAAGATCAGTAAATGAAAAGAACAACCTTATTTCGGGGTATGGAAGTGGTAGTAACTTTTTCAAGAGTAAGCTTGAGGAGCTTGCTGGCATAAATCAAGAGGCTGCCCGCAGGGAAAAGATCTATAAGTTGGAATCAAAGGTGCAATCCCTTACACTAGAGGTCTCTAGGGCAAAAGTTGTCGCCGATGCATTTGAAAAGGAGGCCCTTAAGGAGGTCGATGTTTTCGAACAAATAAAAACTCGGGAATTAAAGAAATCATTAACAATGCTGGCGGATCATCATATTGGGTTTTATGAGAAGATGGTTAACACTTGGTCTAAAATAGAAGAAGCATTATGA